The genomic DNA TGCCGATTCTGTTTCTCCTTCCTTTTATTACCGGGATACTTACCGGCATAACAGTTGGTTTTGTGGGTGGAACCTTTCCCCTCTTAATAAGCATTGCGGGACATGCTTCGGCCGGTGCAATATCTTTTGCATTCGTATCCGGATTTCTGGGCGTCCTTCTCTCTCCCGTGCATATCTGCCTTGTGCTGACAAGGGAATATTTCAAGGCCGATCTGTGGGGAATGTACAGGCTGATGATTCCGGGATGCATCGTGATTTTCGCAAGCGCCGTTCTGGCATACCTCATACTGCAGTAAAGAAAAAAAAGGAACCCGTATCCGGCTATCCTGATGCGGGTTCCTTCAGCAAAACAACTGATTAATTCCCGTGCCCGTTCCTTCCCAGATTAAAAGGCATACACCAGTTTAAACCAGACTTTGTCGCCTTCCGGCTTGTTCTCGACACTCATCTCTTTCTGATACTTGAGGTTCAGGGTCACATTCTTGTGGTCATACTTGATCGACGGACCGACAGCGAACACCTGCCCTTTGAAGCCGCCCGGGACCTCGTCTCCGTCAATTTCATCATCGGTGATCTGTTTGTAGTAATACCCGCTCAGACCAATTCCCCATGAATCAAACTTATACCCGACGAGATAGTCAAAATGGAATTCCTGCCCGGATTTGTAATCAGTGTCACTGTTTTCCGTATTGAAGTCATACATGAACTTGCTTGATACCTCGAACCCGCCGTCACTGACATAGGTAAAGGCAATGATTGGTTCAAACGTCCAGTAATTCCTTCCGACATTTGCCAGGTCCTTTTTGTCGAACTTCCCGGTCGGGATATAGACATCAACTCCTGTGGCGGCATGGAAGTTCTTTGAATGCCAGGAGAGAATAAACGGGTTCACAATAATGTCTCCGAGGCTGAACTGGTCATCGCTTGTTCCCATCATTTCAACATCCATATACACGAGCGGAACAAACACATGCATTCCCCAGAAACCGCCGAGGATCTGATGTTTGGTGACATGGATCAGGCGGAAGGTATTGGCGACAACACTCAGATCGAAATCCGGGTCCGGGCCGTCCTCGACCTTGAACTTGTCGGCAGAATAATACGTGAGATAGTTCAGGAAATAGGTGCCGGGAGGAGGAACAGCTCCGGCCATAAAACACTCGGCCCCGTTTGGATAGGCGCCACCGCCAAATTCAGTGGCGGATACGTCTTTCTGCGTCATGAGCAGGACACAGAAAGCTGAAAACACGATGCACAGCACTGTCAGATATTTTCTGAATTCCTGAGAAAAGATTGCTTTGCTTGCGAATGATCGTTTCATTATGCCTCCTTTGATTTTGTTCCAGAAAACCGCCTCTCTCCGGTACGTATACTTTCCTGAGATCTTCACCTCCCTCCCCTTTGAGGGGCTTGAATTGTCTGAATATTTTTCAAGGAAGGTAACATAGATTATCCGGAACGGTCTAATAAGATTAATTAATAAATTTATAACATAAGATATAAGAAGAGGTTTTGCAGATACTGCGGACTGCGGGTTTCGTGCAGATATATCCTGCGGAAAACGATAAGGAGAGGCAACAGGAGAGACAGAAAGATTTTTCGCTATCCCTTGATCACACCGAGAGGCCTGAGCCTTACAACTTTTCTGGAAATGCCTGCATTATGGACAACATCCACGACATTCGAGATGTCCTTGTACGCCTCCGACATCTCCTCTGCGAGTGTTTCACGACCGGCGGCCCTGACAATTATCCCCTTGTCTTCCATTTCCCTCCAGATCGCGCGTCCTTTTGCCTTTTTTATCGCCTGGTGCCTCGACATAACTCTGCCCGCCCCGTGGCAGGTCGAACCGAACGTCTCCTGCATCGCCTTCTCGGTGCCAAGGAGCACATATGATGCTCTTCCCATATCACCCGGTATCAGTACCGGCTGGCCCGTGGCCTTATAGATTGCGGGTAATTCAGGGTGGCCGGGAGGGAATGCTCTCGTAGCACCCTTTCTGTGGACAATCAGTTTCATGGGTTTTCCGCTTACGGTATGTTCCTCTATTTTTGCGATATTGTGTGCAACATCATACACGAGTCCCATCCCGAGCTGTCTCGGAGAAAGACTGAATACCCGGGAAAACGTCTCCCTTGCCCAGTGCATGATACACTGTCTGTTTGCCCAGGCATAGTTTGCCGCAGCTCGCATTGCCGCAAGATAATCCTTTGCCTCGGGACTTTCAAACGGAGCGCATGCAAGTTCCTTGTCAGGCAGTGTTATGCGGTATTTGCCCGCAGCCCTCTCCATCACCTCGAGAAAGTCCGTACAGACCTGATGACCGAAACCACGCGAGCCCGTGTGAATCATTACAGTAACCTGATCCCTGAAAAAACCGAGGCTGCCAGCCGCTTCTTCATCATAGATCTCATCGACGTACTGTATTTCGAGGAAATGATTTCCTGATCCCAGGGTCCCCTGCTGTGCCCTGCCCCGCTCATATGCCTTTTTGCTGATCAGGGAGGGGTCCGCTCCATCAATGCATCCGTTTGATTCTGTCTTTTCGAGGTCTCCGGCATCTCCAAACCCCTGTTCAACAGCCCAGCGAGCGCCTTTCCGCAGTATCTTTTTTTCGTCTTCCGCATTGAGCCGCACCTTGCCTTTTGAGCCGACACCTGACGGAATCTCATTGTACAGGACACTTATAAGGTCTTTCATCTTCGGCAGGACATCTTCCTTATTGAGGCTGCTTCGCAACAGGCGAACCCCGCAGTTGATATCGTATCCGACGCCACCCGGCGAGACGATTCCTTCCTTCAGATCAAATGCTGCAACCCCGCCGATCGCAAACCCGTAGCCGGTATGGACATCAGGCATCGCCATTGATGCCCCGACAATCCCGGGCAGCATTGAGACGTTCGCAACCTGGTCTACCGACTGGACTTCCAGTTCCTTCTCAAGAACATCATCGACGTAGATGATTCCCTTAACCCGCATTCCCTGCCGGTAGTCAACCGGAATCTCTATCCTTGTACCGTCTATTCTCCTCAGTTTCTCAAAAGACATGGGGTCCCTTTCTGAAAATTCAGGAATTCCTTGTGGTT from Nitrospirota bacterium includes the following:
- a CDS encoding transporter, with protein sequence MKRSFASKAIFSQEFRKYLTVLCIVFSAFCVLLMTQKDVSATEFGGGAYPNGAECFMAGAVPPPGTYFLNYLTYYSADKFKVEDGPDPDFDLSVVANTFRLIHVTKHQILGGFWGMHVFVPLVYMDVEMMGTSDDQFSLGDIIVNPFILSWHSKNFHAATGVDVYIPTGKFDKKDLANVGRNYWTFEPIIAFTYVSDGGFEVSSKFMYDFNTENSDTDYKSGQEFHFDYLVGYKFDSWGIGLSGYYYKQITDDEIDGDEVPGGFKGQVFAVGPSIKYDHKNVTLNLKYQKEMSVENKPEGDKVWFKLVYAF
- a CDS encoding RtcB family protein, whose translation is MSFEKLRRIDGTRIEIPVDYRQGMRVKGIIYVDDVLEKELEVQSVDQVANVSMLPGIVGASMAMPDVHTGYGFAIGGVAAFDLKEGIVSPGGVGYDINCGVRLLRSSLNKEDVLPKMKDLISVLYNEIPSGVGSKGKVRLNAEDEKKILRKGARWAVEQGFGDAGDLEKTESNGCIDGADPSLISKKAYERGRAQQGTLGSGNHFLEIQYVDEIYDEEAAGSLGFFRDQVTVMIHTGSRGFGHQVCTDFLEVMERAAGKYRITLPDKELACAPFESPEAKDYLAAMRAAANYAWANRQCIMHWARETFSRVFSLSPRQLGMGLVYDVAHNIAKIEEHTVSGKPMKLIVHRKGATRAFPPGHPELPAIYKATGQPVLIPGDMGRASYVLLGTEKAMQETFGSTCHGAGRVMSRHQAIKKAKGRAIWREMEDKGIIVRAAGRETLAEEMSEAYKDISNVVDVVHNAGISRKVVRLRPLGVIKG